The following proteins are encoded in a genomic region of Candidatus Marinimicrobia bacterium CG08_land_8_20_14_0_20_45_22:
- a CDS encoding transposase, with amino-acid sequence MSHAYVANWLHIIWSTKNRRRCLMANNALPVREHLIAEAAKTESSIETINIQPEHVHILVNLPATQSIDNFIHQLKGESSHWINDEKIIPGRFNWQKGYGAFSVSVSMVEMVKQYIQNQQEHHRRKPFAEEYKEFLEKHGFVYDDENR; translated from the coding sequence ATGTCCCACGCCTATGTCGCTAACTGGTTACATATCATCTGGTCAACTAAAAACCGGCGACGCTGTCTGATGGCAAATAATGCTCTACCAGTCCGTGAACATTTGATCGCGGAAGCCGCAAAAACCGAATCATCCATCGAGACCATTAATATCCAACCCGAACATGTTCATATTCTTGTGAATCTGCCTGCAACACAGTCAATCGATAATTTTATCCATCAACTCAAGGGTGAATCGTCACATTGGATCAATGACGAAAAGATCATCCCCGGTCGTTTTAACTGGCAGAAAGGTTATGGCGCTTTTTCGGTTAGCGTGTCGATGGTTGAAATGGTCAAACAATACATTCAGAATCAGCAAGAACATCATCGACGCAAGCCGTTTGCAGAAGAGTATAAGGAATTTTTAGAAAAACATGGATTCGTTTATGATGATGAAAACCGATAA
- a CDS encoding redox-regulated ATPase YchF, producing the protein MGFKCGIVGLPNVGKSTLFNALTRAGVPMENYPFCTIEPHVGMVEVPDKRLELLQKTYHPQKVIPTTLQFVDIAGLVKGASQGEGLGNQFLSNIQPVDAIIHLVRCFEDPNVAHIDEKLDPKRDFEIVETEILLKDLEIIESRINKISPRAKTGDDKTRKQLAILYDLKNLLSEGKSAKLYHTHPEEESFLRELALLSAKPVLVVGNISENEATLGKKSETTRKFEQYFMQTGSLFLTLSANLELELSELENDDRTFLMREWKLPTTGLNRLISASYDLLRLITFFTVESGICQAWTIPGGSVAVKAASVIHSGFEDRFIKAEVRHWSDIEKIRSETLLREQGLVHIEGKSYMVKDGDVITFKLAAG; encoded by the coding sequence ATGGGATTTAAATGCGGGATAGTCGGACTTCCGAATGTAGGTAAATCCACGCTATTCAATGCGCTGACCCGGGCGGGTGTTCCAATGGAAAATTATCCGTTTTGCACGATCGAACCGCATGTCGGAATGGTTGAGGTTCCGGACAAAAGATTGGAACTGTTGCAGAAGACCTATCATCCGCAAAAGGTGATTCCGACGACATTGCAGTTCGTGGATATTGCCGGATTGGTCAAAGGCGCCTCGCAGGGTGAAGGTCTCGGTAATCAATTTCTGAGCAACATCCAACCGGTCGATGCGATTATTCATCTGGTGCGATGTTTTGAAGACCCAAACGTAGCGCACATCGATGAAAAATTAGACCCAAAGCGGGATTTTGAAATCGTCGAAACTGAAATTCTGTTGAAAGACCTCGAGATTATCGAAAGCCGGATCAATAAAATTTCCCCTCGTGCCAAAACCGGCGATGACAAAACAAGAAAACAGTTGGCAATTCTTTATGATTTGAAAAACCTGCTTTCGGAAGGGAAATCCGCCAAACTCTATCACACTCATCCGGAGGAAGAATCTTTTCTGCGAGAACTGGCGCTCTTGTCGGCTAAACCCGTTCTAGTCGTCGGAAATATTTCCGAAAATGAAGCCACTTTGGGTAAAAAATCCGAGACGACGCGGAAGTTCGAACAATATTTTATGCAAACCGGTTCGCTTTTTCTGACGCTTTCGGCAAATCTGGAACTGGAATTATCGGAATTGGAAAATGACGATCGGACTTTTTTAATGAGGGAATGGAAATTGCCGACAACAGGTCTGAACCGATTGATTTCCGCGAGCTACGATCTTCTAAGATTGATTACGTTTTTTACGGTCGAATCCGGGATTTGTCAGGCGTGGACGATTCCCGGCGGAAGCGTTGCCGTCAAAGCCGCTTCGGTTATTCATTCCGGTTTTGAAGATCGTTTTATCAAGGCGGAAGTGCGTCACTGGTCAGACATCGAAAAAATCAGATCCGAAACGTTGTTGCGCGAGCAAGGATTGGTTCATATCGAGGGAAAATCTTATATGGTTAAAGACGGAGATGTGATCACGTTCAAACTCGCCGCCGGTTAG
- a CDS encoding phosphate starvation-inducible protein PhoH, whose protein sequence is MAEKIIEIKGVDPLLVFGMNDINLTLLQKTFPIKIFARGNKLMLDGDENSIRQIDAIIGEMLLTINQKGEISEDDVQTLINIEILGKRPAAEEITADSVILFKKNGVIKPRSANQEKYYRSTLKNDIVFGIGPAGTGKTYIAVAIAVAALRNHDVQRIILTRPAVEAGESLGFLPGDLKEKIEPYLAPLYDALMDMLSTEKVNAYTEQRVIEVLPLAYMRGRTLNNAYVILDEAQNTTSMQMKMFLTRLGVNSKAIITGDITQIDIPDKAHSGLIEAKNILQNIDGIDFVYFEPKDVVRHRLVREIIKAYNNLNGVAE, encoded by the coding sequence ATGGCAGAAAAAATCATTGAAATCAAAGGCGTCGATCCGTTATTGGTTTTCGGAATGAACGACATCAATTTGACGTTATTGCAGAAAACCTTTCCAATAAAGATTTTCGCACGCGGGAATAAATTGATGCTGGACGGCGATGAAAACTCAATTCGCCAAATCGACGCCATCATCGGGGAAATGTTGTTGACGATCAACCAAAAAGGAGAAATTTCCGAAGATGACGTACAGACGCTGATCAATATTGAAATTCTCGGAAAACGACCGGCGGCAGAAGAGATTACCGCCGATTCGGTGATCCTTTTTAAAAAGAACGGTGTCATCAAGCCACGATCGGCGAATCAGGAAAAATATTACCGCTCAACGTTGAAAAATGACATCGTGTTCGGCATCGGACCCGCCGGAACCGGTAAAACCTATATCGCGGTCGCAATCGCCGTCGCCGCTCTGCGAAACCATGACGTTCAGCGCATCATCCTCACACGCCCTGCAGTCGAAGCCGGAGAAAGTTTGGGATTTTTACCGGGCGATTTGAAAGAAAAAATCGAGCCTTATCTCGCTCCGCTTTACGACGCGTTAATGGACATGCTTTCAACAGAAAAAGTCAACGCTTACACCGAACAACGTGTCATCGAAGTCCTACCGCTGGCATACATGCGCGGTCGGACGTTGAATAACGCCTATGTTATTCTCGATGAAGCGCAGAACACGACCTCCATGCAGATGAAGATGTTTCTGACTCGCCTCGGCGTCAACTCGAAAGCAATCATCACCGGTGATATTACACAGATCGACATTCCGGATAAAGCCCATTCCGGCCTCATCGAAGCTAAAAACATTTTGCAGAATATCGACGGCATCGACTTCGTTTATTTTGAACCCAAAGACGTCGTTCGCCACCGGTTGGTCAGGGAAATCATTAAAGCCTACAACAATTTAAACGGCGTCGCCGAATAA
- a CDS encoding chromosome partitioning protein ParA: MPKIITIANQKGGVGKTTTAINLAAGLAVSEVDTLLIDLDPQANATIGCGIDYKSVENSIYEVLIDGEGISPVIQTTEIPFLDIVPSATRLVGAEIEMVSMIGRETVLKKALESLEKEYRYVIIDCPPSLGLLTINSLTASHSILIPIQCEYYAMEGLGQLLNTIRLVQKSLNRNLQIEGVLITMSDSRLRLTQEVTEQVRSFFKEKVYQSVIRRNVRLGESPSFGKPIILYDASSPGAQDYMALVGEFLKNDGQEIR; the protein is encoded by the coding sequence ATGCCCAAAATAATTACGATTGCGAACCAAAAAGGAGGCGTTGGAAAGACAACGACTGCGATCAATCTTGCGGCCGGATTGGCGGTTTCGGAAGTCGATACACTTTTGATAGATCTCGATCCGCAAGCCAACGCGACCATCGGTTGCGGAATTGATTATAAAAGCGTCGAAAACAGTATCTATGAAGTGCTGATAGATGGCGAAGGCATCAGTCCTGTGATTCAAACGACTGAAATTCCCTTTCTGGATATCGTACCTTCCGCGACTCGTTTGGTAGGAGCCGAGATCGAAATGGTCTCTATGATCGGCCGGGAAACGGTTTTAAAAAAGGCTCTCGAATCGCTCGAAAAGGAATATAGATATGTTATTATCGACTGTCCGCCGTCTCTCGGTTTGCTGACGATAAACAGCCTGACGGCCTCTCATTCTATCCTGATTCCGATCCAGTGCGAATACTATGCAATGGAAGGTTTGGGACAGTTGTTGAATACGATCCGTTTGGTTCAAAAAAGCCTCAACCGGAACCTTCAGATCGAAGGAGTGTTAATTACGATGAGCGATTCGCGATTGCGTCTGACTCAGGAAGTCACTGAACAGGTGAGGAGTTTTTTCAAAGAAAAAGTCTATCAGAGCGTGATCCGGCGGAATGTTCGTCTTGGAGAATCACCGAGTTTCGGCAAGCCCATTATTTTGTACGATGCCTCGTCACCGGGCGCTCAAGATTATATGGCATTGGTAGGAGAATTTTTAAAGAATGACGGTCAAGAGATTAGGTAA
- a CDS encoding DNA-binding protein: MTVKRLGKGLSAIIPEFPPDFNMINQVAEIDVDKIRANPHQPRKDFNEQAMNELKMSIREKGIIQPITVRQAENGFELIAGERRLRAAIELGLKSLPAYILSVKTDVEMMELALIENVQREDLNPVDEAEAYSVLANTFNMSHEEIATKVGKDRSTITNSLRLLNLPAPIIQDLRDDKITPGHARPILSINNEKQQLNLWQRIKRDGLSVRAVEAFVKNMDLVQQKTAEPKVFRKSNYVKTVEEKLMHIVGSRVKIRGDENKGSIEINFYSREDLTRLMDIFESIEDIEK; encoded by the coding sequence ATGACGGTCAAGAGATTAGGTAAAGGATTAAGCGCAATCATTCCGGAATTTCCACCGGATTTTAACATGATCAATCAGGTTGCCGAAATTGACGTCGATAAAATTCGCGCCAACCCGCATCAGCCGCGAAAAGATTTCAACGAGCAGGCGATGAATGAATTGAAAATGTCCATTCGCGAGAAGGGCATTATTCAACCGATTACTGTTCGTCAGGCGGAAAACGGATTCGAATTGATCGCCGGGGAAAGACGTTTGCGCGCTGCGATAGAACTCGGACTGAAGTCGCTTCCGGCGTATATTTTATCCGTTAAAACGGATGTCGAGATGATGGAACTCGCCTTGATAGAAAACGTACAGAGGGAAGATTTGAATCCGGTGGACGAAGCCGAAGCCTACTCGGTTCTGGCCAACACGTTCAATATGTCCCATGAAGAAATCGCAACGAAAGTAGGGAAAGACCGTTCTACTATTACAAATTCTCTGAGACTGCTAAACTTGCCGGCTCCAATCATTCAAGATTTGCGCGATGATAAAATCACACCCGGACATGCCCGGCCTATTCTTTCTATAAACAATGAAAAACAGCAACTGAATCTCTGGCAAAGAATCAAACGTGATGGATTAAGCGTGCGGGCTGTTGAAGCATTCGTGAAAAATATGGATTTGGTCCAGCAAAAAACCGCCGAGCCAAAAGTCTTTCGCAAATCCAATTATGTTAAGACGGTAGAAGAAAAACTGATGCATATCGTCGGTTCGCGTGTAAAAATCCGTGGCGACGAAAATAAGGGCAGTATTGAGATCAACTTTTATTCACGGGAAGACTTGACTCGGTTGATGGATATTTTTGAATCTATCGAGGACATCGAAAAATGA
- a CDS encoding cell shape determination protein CcmA, whose protein sequence is MRGDSIIKKESTINTIIGENTLIAGKINCDGNIIVYGKIEGDITTEGTITIFATSNVQGNLTGFNVQISGKVEGNIDANGKVVLGEKSSLIGDIKAVQIVIEEGAAFDGRCVMRTANPESAASTKSDR, encoded by the coding sequence ATGAGAGGCGACTCTATTATTAAGAAAGAATCGACGATCAACACAATCATCGGTGAAAATACTTTGATTGCCGGAAAAATTAACTGCGACGGCAACATTATTGTTTATGGAAAAATTGAAGGCGACATCACAACCGAAGGAACGATCACTATTTTTGCGACCTCTAACGTTCAGGGAAATTTGACAGGTTTCAATGTTCAGATCAGCGGTAAGGTCGAGGGAAACATCGATGCCAACGGAAAAGTCGTTCTAGGCGAAAAATCCAGTCTGATTGGTGATATCAAAGCTGTCCAAATCGTCATCGAAGAGGGCGCCGCATTCGACGGTCGATGCGTTATGCGAACCGCGAATCCGGAATCGGCAGCGTCTACAAAATCCGACCGCTGA